From one Trifolium pratense cultivar HEN17-A07 linkage group LG1, ARS_RC_1.1, whole genome shotgun sequence genomic stretch:
- the LOC123895164 gene encoding zinc finger MYM-type protein 1-like encodes MRRFLVPRASIENVNVVQSEAEVEEPPPNVVNEFNSNEIVRDPGLRKQIHEYAPDIQDQVRRAYILKGPTQPILEKFPRTQFAREPRTRAFCKSWYEKYTWIEYSEFKDAAYCFHCFLFKKPGRSEQFGFEVFTKSGYKDWKHASKGLQGHVGGHGSMHNSCMKDYDDYNNQRQSIGAKFLRATRESEELYKIRLTCSLDCSRYLIAQGMAFRGHDESVTSLNKGNFREMVDWVKSNDEKVRDAYDRGSNDCKMICGDIQKDFATSCAAEVMKVIMGELGDMLYRAGDIQVT; translated from the coding sequence ATGAGGAGGTTTTTGGTTCCTAGAGCAAGTATTGAGAATGTGAATGTTGTGCAATCGGAAGCCGAAGTAGAAGAACCACCACCTAATGTGGTCAATGAGTTTAATTCAAATGAGATTGTGCGTGATCCGGGTCTTAGGAAACAAATTCATGAGTATGCTCCGGATATTCAAGACCAAGTGAGGAGGGCATATATATTGAAGGGTCCAACACAAccaattttggaaaaatttccTCGCACTCAATTTGCTAGAGAACCAAGAACAAGGGCATTTTGTAAATCATGGTATGAAAAGTATACATGGATAGAATATAGTGAGTTCAAGGATGCAGCTTATTGTTTCCATTGCTTTCTCTTTAAGAAACCCGGGAGGAGTGAGCAATTTGGTTTTGAAGTCTTCACCAAATCCGGATATAAAGATTGGAAGCATGCATCTAAAGGCTTGCAAGGTCATGTTGGTGGTCATGGTAGTATGCACAACTCGTGTATGAAGGACTATGATGATTATAATAATCAAAGACAAAGTATAGGGGCTAAGTTTCTTAGAGCAACTAGAGAATCTGAAGAATTGTATAAGATTCGTTTGACTTGTTCCTTAGATTGTTCAAGATATCTCATAGCACAAGGCATGGCTTTCCGTGGCCATGATGAATCCGTTACTTCTCTAAACAAGGGCAATTTTAGAGAGATGGTAGATTGGGTAAAATCTAATGATGAAAAAGTGAGAGATGCTTATGACCGTGGTTCAAATGATTGCAAAATGATTTGCGGTGACATTCAAAAGGACTTTGCAACGTCTTGTGCAGCTGAAGTTATGAAGGTGATTATGGGAGAGCTTGGTGATATGTTATACCGAGCGGGAGATATTCAAGTCACTTGA
- the LOC123895243 gene encoding alkane hydroxylase MAH1-like, with amino-acid sequence MFHYITIFVAIFFIIFYNIWKHTKNALLPNWPIIGMLPSILHNQSNIHDYVAWILKHHGGTFQFKGPWFTNIANFILTSDPMNVHHITSKNFTNYGKGSDFHEIFELLGLGIFNLDSDEWKHERTLLHSLLKNKNFEIFLQQIFQNKLENCLLPFLDQASKGVQVLDLQDILERFTFDTACTSLFGFDPNCLPYNFNELSEIAYVKAISVLEDMILFRHYIPKCIWKLQKWLNIGQEKKGKVAQETLHQFLYKCINYYKDNEDVDESHSCLLKELMKEGLEKGEKFDRYIRDTAVNLLIAGNGTISSGLSWFFWLVSIHPIVEAKIIQEIRDNCLTQGENLITNFSVEVLDKLVYLHGAISEALRLFPPLAFQHKCAIKSDKLPSGDHVKPNTKLIYSLYAMGRTEQIWGEDCLEFKPERWISDRGQIKHVPSYKFIAFNAGPRSCLGKDISFVEMKMVAISILWKFRIHVVEGHSIAPKVSIALRMKDGLKIKVNKRYD; translated from the coding sequence ATGTTTCACTATATTACAATATTTGTTGCcatttttttcatcatattCTACAATATATGGAAACACACCAAAAATGCACTTTTACCAAATTGGCCAATAATTGGCATGCTACCATCAATTTTGCATAATCAATCCAATATTCATGATTATGTAGCCTGGATTTTGAAACATCATGGAGGAACTTTTCAGTTTAAAGGACCTTGGTTCACAAACATTGCCAACTTTATCCTCACTAGTGATCCCATGAATGTGCACCACATCACTAGCAAGAATTTCACAAACTATGGAAAAGGGTCTGATTTCCATGAGATTTTTGAACTTCTTGGTCTTGGTATTTTCAATTTGGATTCCGATGAATGGAAGCACGAAAGGACACTACTTCATTCATtgctcaaaaataaaaactttgagATATTCCTCCAACAAATCTTTCAAAATAAGCTAGAGAATTGCTTATTACCATTTCTTGATCAAGCATCTAAAGGAGTACAAGTACTTGACTTGCAAGATATTCTTGAAAGGTTCACCTTTGATACTGCTTGCACTTCTTTATTTGGATTTGATCCTAATTGCCTTCCTTACAACTTTAACGAGTTATCAGAAATTGCTTATGTAAAAGCTATTTCTGTGCTTGAGGATATGATATTGTTCAGGCACTATATTCCAAAATGCATTTGGAAGCTACAAAAATGGTTAAACATTGGTCAAGAGAAGAAGGGCAAGGTAGCTCAAGAAACTCTTCACCAATTTTTATACAAATGTATAAATTATTACAAAGACAATGAAGATGTGGATGAAAGTCATTCTTGCTTGTTAAAGGAACTAATGAAGGAAGGACTGGAAAAGGGGGAAAAGTTTGACAGGTATATTCGAGACACCGCGGTCAATCTTttaattgcaggaaatggaacAATTAGCTCTGGTCTCAGTTGGTTCTTTTGGCTTGTTTCAATTCATCCTATTGTAGAAGCTAAAATTATTCAAGAGATTAGAGATAATTGTTTAACACAAGGGGAGAACTTAATCACTAATTTCAGTGTAGAAGTTCTTGATAAGCTAGTTTACCTTCATGGAGCTATAAGTGAAGCCTTAAGGCTTTTTCCTCCACTAGCATTTCAACACAAATGTGCAATCAAATCTGATAAACTGCCTAGTGGAGACCATGTTAAGCCAAATACAAAGTTAATATACTCTTTGTATGCAATGGGAAGGACGGAACAAATATGGGGAGAAGATTGTCTGGAATTTAAACCGGAGAGATGGATATCAGATAGAGGACAAATTAAACATGTACCATCTTACAAGTTCATTGCATTCAATGCTGGTCCAAGAAGTTGTCTTGGGAAAGATATTAGCTTTGTTGAAATGAAAATGGTTGCAATTTCTATTTTATGGAAGTTCCGCATACATGTTGTGGAAGGTCACTCTATAGCTCCAAAAGTTTCTATTGCTCTTCGCATGAAAGATGGCTTGAAGATCAAAGTAAATAAAAGATATGATTGA